The Juglans regia cultivar Chandler chromosome 11, Walnut 2.0, whole genome shotgun sequence genome contains the following window.
CTTTGGTAATTTCAAGTTTGGAGTGAACCCATTTAGGTGGGAGAGCACAATGTCAATCCCCAAGCGCCTCTCAGCCTCTTGTGAAACACCACGACATGATCGAATGGAACTtttagcctcgtttgtttttaaaaatgagatgagattaaagttaaaaaattaaataaaatattgttagaatatattttttaatattatttttattttaaaatttaaaaaaaattaaattgtttattttattttgtattggaagttgaaaaaattataatgattaaatgaaataagatgagatgtttttcaaaaacaaacgaagccttaggTTAGGCATTCAGAAAGTTGGATCCATTTGGACGGATATCTGCTCAGGTTTTATCCATGTGAGTGTCTGGATTTCATATATGGCTCCTACCTTGATGCAGGTATGGTTATATAATAATGTGAATATTCAATTTgacatttaaaaaagttgatttatggctaaaatgacatcgttttgatctttaaaaaacaacatttaataatgtttttttaaatgatttttttgaaaaatctgatagtatccaatttaattttttataacttggCAAGGCCGGATAACCGCTTGGGTATGTAATCCAACCAACTGGGGCGTGTACTCGAAGTTAAACCCATATGCGGATTCGGGTATAACCAAGTACCCGAATCCGAATCAAAGTGAACAACCCTACTTTTAGGGTATTGAGGGACTAGAGTTTTATTATGATTTGGCTAAtgaaatgtttatattattgtttatcTTAAATTCAATTATGATCAATCATATTTGctgatttaatttatttttataattgacataaatcataaaaataaatatcttgtaaacatattagaaagaaaaataaaataaaaaattcataaaaaaatttataaattaaaataatttagggcAGTATAGATTAAAAAACTCTACAAGTTAATGCAAGGAGCATTTTATCTATCAAAACTTATGTTATTGAGTAGTGCTATTTTTCCGCTTaagttttaatatatttaaatatttttaaaaattaaaaaaaaatatattaatatatttaaaattacttttttaattttttttctcaagcgGTGAATAGAGCGGTCAAAatggagacgtttggattcgaaagagatctcagctcatctcagctcatctcaactcatctcaactcatctcactactattcattactattcagtaactttaacccacaaatctcactactatttacaactcatctcattactattcataatccatctcaagtcatctcaagtcatcttcgaatccaaacgtctccgtCGGCATAGCAGATTTTTCCTATGTTATTATTGTCTTTATCACGCGTGAACAGGTCGCGTGGGCAAACCCACCACATAAAACGCAAAAACCAATCAAAGGAAGAAAACTAGCAACGTGCTTCGCCAATTCGTGTCTTTCATGGAATTAGTGGTTGGTCTCTCCGCCAATTTAAAACAAGTCTGTGTGTAACAGGCCATGATTCCCGAGGACCAATACAAGTGTATAGCTTTCGAAGTATACGAACACACGTTGAGAGTACCGAGAACCGAGGGAtaaaaatggaagtgagagctAGAGCTCCTGGGAAAATTATACTCGCCGGAGAACATGCTGTTGTGCACGGATCCGCGGCAGTTGCTGCCTCCATTGACCTCTGCACCTATGTTTCTCTTCGATTCCCGACTCCTTCTggtattctctctctctgtattgCATTTGTTTGATATGGAATATCGTTTTTCTCTTTCGATCGTGCTTTTCGTGATTGGGTTGAACTGGGTTTGCGGGAAACGttgatttttatctttttaaggGTCGGATTTGAAACATCGAgttatacacacacacgcacacacttGTGAGCTTTTGTGATCGTGATCCCATATTTCAAGTCTTTCTAGCTAGAATTTCCGGTTTTCGTGCTTCTTTTTGCGGGTAGAATGTGCATGTATGTGAGCCATCTTTGAAGAGACGAGGCTTCTTACATTAattttttctggttttgtttGAACTGATAATTGAGTGCCCGTCATGACTTTATGAGCTAAGTTTTCTGAGGtgagaaaacagaggagaaaGAGCTGAGAGGGTATCAAGTGGAGATCGAATCCAGTTTTTCAGGGACTGAAGTTTTCCAAACGCCACGAAGGATTTCTCGGATGCTGGAGTTTTCCAGGTTTCCAAGCAATTGGAGGGAGGTGTCATCCGTGAAGGGATGTTGACATGCCAATCCACTAAAGATCCCGCTTTCTGTGTTCAGAAGCACAGTTCAGTCTTcccgaaaaataaaaacttggtaCCAACATCACCCAAGAAGAGGAACAAGAAGGGAGGGCTTTCTTTGTTCTTGAGTTTCTAGGCAGATAGGACTACCCCTACTCGCTCTTGGCCGTGGCTGCTTAGAGAAATCCCTTTAGTTTGTCTAAGAGAGTATAAGTAggaattttgtttttgtcttaTTGCAGGTCAGGCATCTGTTCAATCTAAAATTCCATCTCTTGTTTGGTTTCTGGTATTGATTTCAGTTCCTTTGTTCAGATCAATATCTATGTCAGGCTTCCCTTCTGATTGTCCTGTCCTTCTCAACccatacattatttttatgagCTGTTTCAAGCAAAATAACAGACAACACTTGACAATTTACGCTTTGATTTGAAGGTAGTAAAGTATGGTTCATGTCCCTGCATGTTAAATTAAGTGAGCCAAGAGGTTTCTTCTGATTTTATTCTCCAGTATTCTTTGTAGAAGGCAAAATATAACCAATAATAAATATGGTAGATGCATGTTATCCATGCATTGAAAGTTTCTATAAATTTTcccacagttttttttttttttttctcttttctttgacATAAATCCAGTTCATTTCTCCTCAGGCTCTCTGTTGAATTTCTCGCTAATGTTTTGTGCTTTTCTTGATAGACAATGATGACTCATTAAAACTTCAGCTCAAGGACATGTCACTAGAATTCTCATGGCCAGTTTCTAGAATCAAAGAAGTGCTACCTGAAGTAGCGAGTTCATTGTCTCCAACACCCACCTCATGCTCAATAGagacaatgaaattaatttcagcTCTTGTTGAAGAACAAAACATTCCAGAAGCAAAAATTGGACTTGCTACTGGAATTTCAGCTTTTCTATGGTTATACACCTGCATCCAAGGGTATGCACTAATTGAATTTTGAACCATTCTTTTCTCGATATTCAGTTTTCTGATGTTTCTCTCTTTATATACCAGATATAAGCCTGCTACAGTGGTTGTCACTTCTGAGCTTCCTCTAGGTTCTGGCTTGGGTTCATCTGCTGCATTGTCTGTTGCACTCTCAGCTGCTCTGCTTGCTTTCTCAGATTCAGTAAGTTTGGATATGAGCCGGCAGGAGTGGTCAGTATTTGGGGAAAGTGACCTCGAGTTGGTGAATAAATGGGCTTTTGAAGGTGAAAGGATAATCCATGGAAAACCATCTGGAATTGACAATACAGTTAGCACATATGGTATGTGATCTTGTGATCTCTGCCTGACAAATCTAtgcatttttatcaaaattttatgcCCGGAGAAGTTTCCTTCCCTGTTGCTGATCattatgaaaagtatttagGTGTCACTGGCTGCCACCAATGAACTGGAGCCACAGCAATTATGTTAATAGTAATACAGAAAAGTTTTAAATGTAGTGGTAATGTGAGAAATATACTTGTGAAAGAGAATGATTCCAATATAGAATACCTGGAAGTAGAGCATTAATGGGAGGTATACATTTTTGTCTTCAATTCATTATTGCCTTATTCTGATATTCTTGGCTACTTGAATAACTCATGAGTTATCTACACAATATTTATGGGAAACTTGTGAACTTTTACTTTTCAATATTCAAAAGCATATAATTGTCCCTTTTTTCACAATATACACATCTGCAGGATGGGATGATAAAAATCAGAAtaggagggggaggggggaaggaaaaaaataataagaaacaaCTACTATAGTTGGACATTTTGTTTGCGTCCGTATGATTTTCAACTTCACCATAGATATTTTGTTTGTCTCCGAATGCAAGCAGGGTACTGTATTTGGATGCACTGGTTTTGATTTGAAATTCCCATTTAACAGGCAACATGATCAAGTTCAGGTCAGGTAGTTTGACACGCCTCAAGTCCAATATGCCACTTAGAATGCTCATTACTAACACTAAAGTTGGAAGGAATACAAAGGCTTTAGTTGCTGGCGTTTCCGAGAGGGCCTTAAGGCACCCAGATGCCATGAGTTTTGTCTTTAATGCTGTTGATTCTATCAGCAAGGAATTGTCTACCATTATCCAGTCACCAGCCCCTGATGACCTCTCCATTacagagaaggaagagaagatagAAGAGTTAATGGAAATGAATCAAGGTCTCCTCCAGTGTATGGGAGTCAGCCATTCTGCAATAGAAACTGTTCTTAGGACCACATTGAAGTACAAGTTGGCTTCCAAATTAACAGGAGCAGGAGGTGGAGGATGTGTTCTTACATTGTTGCCAACCCGTATCCATTTCCTCTTGTTGTTTATATATTCAACCTAtcagggtttttcttttttctttttttttttttttttgcctattGGTTTCTTTTAAGGTTTCCTATCTATCTTTATACTCTGATGATTGCCATTGCCTTGTTTagtttatgtctatatagtagTTGGCTGTGGAAGCCTTAGTGGATTTTACTTTGGCAAGTTCCAGGCTATAACATATAACTCTAGTAggaacccctaggggttggctcaagtggtaaaggcattgggcttgggggtatgctccccccaggtctaaggtttaaatccccttgggtgcaaacaatctctaggggccattggaCTAGAGGATTTTCCCATTGAATtatccgaggtgcacttgcgggaaactctttGCCGAGGGTTTGTGCATCCCGgaattagtcgggacgctgttcctggacacctggtgccaataaaaaaaaaaccatataacTCTAGTAGGAAAAAAATTTCAGTATTAGGTAttcaaccttttctttttatgtatatctcatttctttattcataaaaaaaatgtatatctCATGTCTCCT
Protein-coding sequences here:
- the LOC108983826 gene encoding mevalonate kinase, giving the protein MEVRARAPGKIILAGEHAVVHGSAAVAASIDLCTYVSLRFPTPSDNDDSLKLQLKDMSLEFSWPVSRIKEVLPEVASSLSPTPTSCSIETMKLISALVEEQNIPEAKIGLATGISAFLWLYTCIQGYKPATVVVTSELPLGSGLGSSAALSVALSAALLAFSDSVSLDMSRQEWSVFGESDLELVNKWAFEGERIIHGKPSGIDNTVSTYGNMIKFRSGSLTRLKSNMPLRMLITNTKVGRNTKALVAGVSERALRHPDAMSFVFNAVDSISKELSTIIQSPAPDDLSITEKEEKIEELMEMNQGLLQCMGVSHSAIETVLRTTLKYKLASKLTGAGGGGCVLTLLPTLLSGTVVDKVIAELESCGFQCLIAAIGGKGVEVCFGGSA